The following proteins are encoded in a genomic region of Nocardioides renjunii:
- a CDS encoding response regulator transcription factor has product MNERTAVVVEDDHDVGDAISALLDQAGFDVVVARTGAEALTIISEGRPDLVTLDLSLPDIDGVEVCRQIRTVSDCYVIVISARTAEVDRLIGLEVGADDYLVKPFSMRELQARVAALFRRPRSSEALVPAGVDAAHAVVAHRQQAARPTTTRSTTGWPAPAPDPSSPHEPAPGSVGCDDLSLNQDAREVLVLGEEVDLTRTEFDLLAHLVTNPGVVVPREELMRAVWATDFVPDSTHVVDVHLANLRRKLRAAAADNQWIRTIRGVGFRFDPCCS; this is encoded by the coding sequence ATGAACGAACGCACCGCCGTGGTCGTCGAGGACGACCACGATGTCGGCGACGCCATTTCCGCACTGCTCGACCAGGCCGGCTTCGACGTCGTGGTCGCCCGCACGGGCGCCGAGGCGCTGACGATCATCAGCGAGGGTCGACCCGACCTCGTCACGCTGGACCTGTCGCTGCCCGACATCGACGGGGTGGAGGTCTGCCGCCAGATCCGGACGGTGAGCGACTGCTACGTCATCGTCATCAGCGCCCGGACCGCCGAGGTCGACCGGCTCATCGGCCTCGAGGTCGGCGCCGACGACTACCTCGTCAAGCCGTTCTCGATGCGCGAGCTCCAGGCCCGGGTGGCCGCGCTGTTCCGCCGGCCGCGCTCGTCGGAGGCGCTCGTGCCGGCCGGGGTCGACGCGGCGCACGCGGTCGTGGCCCACCGCCAGCAGGCGGCCCGGCCCACCACGACCCGCTCGACCACCGGCTGGCCCGCGCCCGCGCCGGACCCGTCGTCTCCCCACGAGCCCGCCCCGGGCTCCGTGGGCTGCGACGACCTGAGCCTCAACCAGGACGCCCGCGAGGTGCTCGTCCTGGGCGAGGAGGTCGACCTGACCCGCACCGAGTTCGACCTGCTCGCCCACCTCGTCACCAACCCCGGCGTCGTGGTCCCGCGTGAGGAGCTCATGCGCGCGGTCTGGGCCACCGACTTCGTCCCGGACAGCACCCACGTCGTCGACGTGCACCTGGCCAACCTGCGCCGCAAGCTGCGCGCGGCCGCTGCCGACAACCAGTGGATCCGCACCATCCGCGGCGTGGGCTTCCGCTTCGACCCCTGCTGCTCCTGA
- a CDS encoding FtsX-like permease family protein — MIQLFGAIVRGLRSRALLSAGSVLLTALAIGSAVLGPVFSEAVTNSYVVTRLQETPPGLTGLSRVFTPESGATLEQAERDAVAASEELTAGPWRDPVVIAQSERFSALRGVVTFWSRDGGCEALEVEGRCPERLGEVLMLAADVEKTGAEIGEMLPLAIFETGGVEALGLPRPGLAEVVVVGSYDTPRSGDDWLIPGRLTSTNEQESISGGYQPYAPAPLITTDDTVTAVGGWTVRVDTRLDVPPDLTPRELDEAADSASAVPTDTAVEVEGGTLVADDTNSLASVVEEVRFQQSTARSSIAPAVLSLVLVALALLMRLLNAASELRVPELALASLRGVTARKLWGLGLAEPLTLLLLATPLGIAFGLGLAVVLVRSWLVPGLPLPLPPASWVAATLVLLAAVAVACIAVGLVVRESLASQLSGVRRPVAARRWSVVAQLVLVALAVATLASKLSASGPGEPDATDLVLPVLLAVVAGLAATRLTAALATWWTGRSRGRSLSGFVSSRAISRRQEGTLVILPITAAIAVAVFGAGVYDSAATWRTSVAATESPAHTTWSTNLTLSEAIDLTRRVDPEGEWVMAAASVTNPGANFSVVDSSRLARVATWPPTWSPGRDVAQVVEAIAPGGVVPTVTGTRLSLTIDNRADMDRDLAVEVRFGSRAGVPLKAYVGPFPRGEHTRSARVPFCREGCPLEGMTLGGGAGTNTRMTGMLRLDAIEVDGAPLDGAIEGAAWTPTPDPAVRSSIVELEESGGGLDMTVDTGGSVGMARLTAGGITEERPALAGPGVQQRAIDKLDEGYGLIRVDPVGGIGAVEGMPFTGPSGLLVDYSSFVTDRPVFDNLVTTHVLAREGTPASITDALSRAGLSVGTSLAQERQVLDQSAYALALRLYGVVAAMVLLMALAGLFVSAAVQLPARRRDAAALRVVGVPRGAVMAAVVRELGIVLGSAALAGILAGSLAQWVVLRTITLGYADDPTTPALVAAISPLRLVVLAILAAAVLGAVALASASMTVRGARGATLRESAR, encoded by the coding sequence GTGATCCAGCTCTTCGGCGCGATCGTGCGCGGGCTCCGCTCGCGCGCCCTGCTCTCCGCCGGCTCCGTGCTGCTCACCGCGCTGGCGATCGGGTCGGCGGTGCTTGGCCCCGTGTTCTCGGAGGCCGTCACCAACTCCTACGTGGTGACCCGCCTCCAGGAGACCCCGCCCGGGCTCACCGGCCTGAGCCGGGTCTTCACGCCCGAGTCCGGGGCCACCCTCGAGCAGGCCGAGCGCGACGCTGTGGCGGCCTCCGAGGAGCTGACCGCCGGGCCCTGGCGGGACCCGGTGGTGATCGCGCAGTCCGAACGGTTCAGCGCCCTGCGCGGGGTCGTGACGTTCTGGTCGCGCGACGGCGGCTGCGAGGCCCTCGAGGTCGAGGGTCGGTGCCCCGAGCGGCTGGGCGAGGTGCTGATGCTCGCCGCCGACGTCGAGAAGACCGGCGCCGAGATCGGCGAGATGCTGCCCCTCGCGATCTTCGAGACGGGCGGGGTGGAGGCCCTCGGCCTGCCCCGCCCCGGCCTCGCCGAGGTGGTCGTGGTCGGGTCCTACGACACCCCGCGCTCCGGGGACGACTGGCTGATCCCCGGCCGGCTCACCAGCACCAACGAGCAGGAGAGCATCAGCGGCGGCTACCAGCCCTACGCCCCGGCGCCGCTCATCACCACCGACGACACGGTCACCGCCGTCGGCGGCTGGACGGTCCGGGTCGACACCCGGCTCGACGTGCCGCCCGACCTGACGCCCCGCGAGCTCGACGAGGCGGCCGACTCCGCGTCGGCGGTGCCCACGGACACCGCGGTCGAGGTCGAGGGCGGCACGCTCGTCGCCGACGACACCAACTCCCTCGCGTCCGTGGTCGAGGAGGTCCGGTTCCAGCAGTCCACCGCGCGCAGCTCGATCGCCCCCGCCGTGCTGTCGCTGGTGCTCGTCGCGCTCGCCCTGCTCATGCGCCTGCTCAACGCCGCGAGCGAGCTGCGCGTCCCCGAGCTCGCCCTGGCGTCGCTGCGCGGCGTCACCGCCCGCAAGCTGTGGGGCCTCGGGCTCGCCGAGCCGCTGACCCTGCTCTTGCTCGCCACGCCGCTCGGCATCGCCTTCGGCCTGGGCCTCGCGGTCGTGCTGGTGCGGAGCTGGCTGGTGCCCGGGCTCCCGTTGCCGCTGCCGCCCGCCAGCTGGGTGGCGGCCACACTCGTCCTGCTCGCGGCGGTGGCCGTGGCCTGCATCGCCGTCGGGCTGGTGGTGCGCGAGTCGCTGGCCTCCCAGCTCTCCGGCGTACGCCGCCCCGTCGCCGCCCGCCGCTGGTCGGTCGTCGCCCAGCTCGTCCTCGTCGCGCTCGCCGTCGCCACGCTCGCCAGCAAGCTGTCCGCCAGCGGCCCCGGCGAGCCGGACGCCACCGACCTCGTCCTGCCGGTCCTGCTGGCGGTCGTCGCCGGCCTGGCCGCGACCCGGCTCACCGCGGCGCTGGCGACCTGGTGGACAGGTCGATCGCGCGGTCGTTCGCTGAGCGGCTTCGTCTCGTCACGGGCGATCTCGCGGCGGCAGGAGGGCACGCTGGTGATCCTGCCGATCACCGCGGCGATCGCCGTCGCCGTGTTCGGCGCCGGCGTCTACGACTCCGCCGCCACCTGGCGCACCAGCGTGGCCGCGACGGAGTCGCCGGCCCACACCACGTGGTCGACCAACCTCACCCTCTCCGAGGCGATCGACCTCACCCGCCGCGTGGACCCCGAGGGCGAGTGGGTCATGGCGGCCGCCAGCGTCACCAACCCCGGCGCCAACTTCTCCGTCGTCGACAGCAGCCGGCTGGCGCGGGTCGCCACCTGGCCCCCGACGTGGAGCCCGGGCCGCGACGTGGCGCAGGTCGTGGAGGCGATCGCGCCGGGCGGCGTGGTCCCGACCGTGACCGGCACCCGCCTGTCCCTCACCATCGACAACCGGGCCGACATGGACCGCGACCTCGCCGTCGAGGTCCGGTTCGGCTCTCGCGCGGGCGTCCCGCTCAAGGCGTACGTCGGCCCGTTCCCCCGCGGGGAGCACACGCGGTCGGCGCGGGTCCCGTTCTGCCGGGAGGGCTGTCCCCTCGAGGGGATGACGCTCGGCGGCGGCGCCGGCACCAACACCCGGATGACCGGCATGCTGCGGCTGGACGCGATCGAGGTCGACGGTGCTCCTCTCGACGGCGCGATCGAGGGCGCCGCGTGGACGCCGACCCCGGACCCGGCCGTGCGCAGCTCCATCGTCGAGCTGGAGGAGTCCGGCGGCGGGCTCGACATGACCGTGGACACCGGCGGCTCGGTGGGCATGGCCCGCCTCACCGCCGGCGGCATCACCGAGGAGCGCCCGGCGCTGGCCGGCCCCGGCGTGCAGCAGCGCGCGATCGACAAGCTCGACGAGGGCTACGGCCTGATCCGCGTCGACCCGGTCGGCGGCATCGGCGCCGTCGAGGGCATGCCGTTCACCGGCCCGTCCGGGCTGCTGGTCGACTACTCCTCCTTCGTCACCGACCGCCCCGTCTTCGACAACCTCGTCACGACGCACGTGCTCGCCCGCGAGGGCACCCCCGCGTCGATCACCGACGCGCTGTCCCGGGCGGGCCTCAGCGTCGGCACCTCCCTCGCGCAGGAGCGGCAGGTGCTCGACCAGAGCGCGTACGCCCTCGCGCTGCGGCTCTACGGCGTGGTCGCGGCGATGGTGCTGCTCATGGCCCTGGCCGGCCTCTTCGTCAGCGCGGCGGTGCAGCTGCCCGCCCGCCGCCGTGACGCCGCGGCCTTGCGGGTGGTCGGGGTGCCGCGCGGGGCGGTGATGGCGGCGGTGGTCCGCGAGCTCGGCATCGTGCTCGGCAGCGCCGCGCTGGCCGGGATCCTGGCCGGGTCGCTCGCGCAGTGGGTGGTGCTGCGCACCATCACGCTCGGCTACGCCGACGACCCGACGACGCCCGCGCTCGTGGCCGCCATCTCGCCGCTCCGGCTGGTGGTGCTCGCCATCCTGGCGGCGGCCGTCCTCGGCGCCGTCGCCCTGGCGAGCGCCTCGATGACCGTGCGCGGGGCCCGCGGCGCCACGCTGCGCGAGTCGGCCCGCTGA
- a CDS encoding ABC transporter permease family protein, translating into MSRVLRGAWSRRGALTTLVLMTLVVVGGSVTVLQLADAAGTSRWLTAPLLLLGAVAVPSIGAELAVARREEIGLARLRGIHGARLWRFLLVEPLLAIVLGTLLGLAVGAAGTVVATRTWLAETAPALERPALLAAVGIAGAGLAIVGLSAAAALREPLAVQVSTRRRPRRATTLAVFLSVLVIVGAAVAAYRSRAADGDPDLVVLLGPALVGLALGQVAIWVVRIAARGLTPATERRGLGAFLAARRLARADDLVTPVRLVVAAAVVGTLALSGAVAVSGWTRDQAAVEVPGQRTIDATELGAMGAVELTEQADPEGTHLLATAIVRNETRLGERRAYVDAGRWDAVVGDFYDGSPARAASDAVGRLGGGAAPFQVAGDRLTVTASGVEVPPAKAFIGPGGQEVRSGGGRAEVVLNFVTEQNTSGSASVQLRVAADGASVSRRVRVPDCAEGCTVTSLQVGRDDQSFFDRRDFVVLLEGVAVGDTDVLDRAWVPDLASVAGSLDNRFIPGYEAPDPLVVNRTDGLQVAMLPDAAIELRLDMAGDAVPLLIAGDAGDGGPQALDLAGDDRATEVVGVARSLPLLGTAGSLADIRTAAAGSGPTVPSAEVQVVAGDSTPQALLDQVAEATGATWRTRESVQQSLGDRFGGDQSVAYALTALACALVALLALGAGAARHLRDYRRDVASLRVLGISTGTARRAGRAELASLTVLVLVAVVAGGWLAVTLLLDGLPLLAVPVAGLALDTAPHLWPLAVPAVVAAAAMVLVGGRARAVRATTTRPSLLREEEGR; encoded by the coding sequence GTGAGCCGAGTCCTCCGGGGCGCCTGGAGCCGTCGGGGTGCCCTGACGACGCTGGTGCTGATGACGCTGGTGGTCGTCGGCGGGTCGGTGACCGTGCTGCAGCTCGCCGACGCGGCCGGGACCTCGCGTTGGCTCACCGCGCCGCTGCTCCTCCTCGGCGCGGTCGCCGTGCCGAGCATCGGGGCCGAGCTGGCCGTCGCTCGGCGCGAGGAGATCGGCCTGGCCCGGCTGCGCGGCATCCACGGTGCGCGCCTGTGGCGGTTCCTCCTCGTCGAGCCCCTGCTGGCGATCGTCCTCGGCACCCTCCTCGGGCTCGCCGTGGGCGCCGCCGGGACCGTCGTGGCCACCCGGACCTGGCTCGCCGAGACCGCTCCCGCGCTCGAGCGGCCGGCCCTGCTGGCCGCCGTCGGCATCGCCGGTGCCGGCCTGGCGATCGTCGGCCTCTCCGCCGCGGCCGCGCTGCGTGAGCCGCTGGCCGTGCAGGTGTCGACCCGCCGCCGGCCGCGGCGCGCGACGACCCTCGCGGTGTTCCTCAGCGTCCTCGTCATCGTCGGCGCCGCCGTCGCCGCCTACCGCAGCCGCGCCGCCGACGGCGACCCCGACCTGGTCGTCCTGCTCGGCCCCGCTCTCGTCGGCCTCGCCCTCGGGCAGGTCGCCATCTGGGTGGTCCGGATCGCAGCCCGTGGCCTCACCCCGGCCACCGAGAGGCGTGGCCTCGGCGCCTTCCTCGCCGCCCGGCGGCTGGCCCGCGCCGACGACCTCGTGACGCCCGTACGCCTCGTCGTCGCCGCCGCGGTCGTCGGCACCCTGGCCCTGAGCGGCGCCGTGGCCGTCTCCGGCTGGACCCGCGACCAGGCGGCCGTCGAGGTGCCCGGACAGCGCACGATCGACGCCACCGAGCTGGGCGCGATGGGCGCCGTCGAGCTCACGGAACAGGCCGACCCGGAGGGGACGCACCTCCTCGCGACCGCCATCGTCCGCAACGAGACCCGGCTCGGCGAGCGCCGCGCCTACGTCGATGCCGGCCGGTGGGACGCCGTCGTGGGCGATTTCTACGACGGCAGCCCCGCCCGCGCCGCCTCCGACGCCGTGGGGCGCCTCGGCGGCGGGGCCGCGCCGTTCCAGGTCGCCGGCGACCGGCTGACCGTCACCGCCTCGGGCGTCGAGGTGCCGCCCGCCAAGGCGTTCATCGGCCCGGGCGGGCAGGAGGTCCGCTCGGGCGGCGGGCGCGCCGAGGTGGTGCTCAACTTCGTCACCGAGCAGAACACCTCCGGGTCGGCGTCCGTCCAGCTCCGGGTCGCCGCGGACGGGGCCTCCGTGAGCCGCCGCGTACGGGTGCCGGACTGCGCCGAGGGGTGCACCGTGACCAGCCTGCAGGTCGGCCGCGACGACCAGTCCTTCTTCGACCGTCGTGACTTCGTGGTCCTGCTCGAGGGCGTGGCGGTCGGCGACACCGACGTCCTCGACCGGGCCTGGGTGCCCGACCTCGCCTCGGTCGCCGGATCGCTCGACAACCGCTTCATCCCTGGCTACGAGGCACCCGACCCGCTCGTGGTGAACCGCACCGACGGGCTCCAGGTGGCGATGCTCCCCGATGCCGCGATCGAGCTGCGCCTCGACATGGCCGGCGACGCGGTCCCGCTGCTGATCGCCGGCGACGCCGGCGACGGCGGGCCGCAGGCGCTCGACCTCGCCGGGGACGACCGCGCCACCGAGGTCGTCGGCGTCGCCCGCTCGCTGCCGCTGCTCGGCACGGCCGGGTCGCTCGCCGACATCCGCACGGCGGCGGCCGGGTCCGGGCCGACCGTGCCGTCGGCCGAGGTCCAGGTCGTCGCAGGGGACTCGACCCCGCAGGCGTTGCTCGACCAGGTCGCGGAGGCCACCGGCGCCACCTGGCGCACGCGCGAGTCGGTGCAGCAGTCGCTCGGGGACCGGTTCGGCGGCGACCAGTCGGTGGCGTACGCCCTCACCGCTCTGGCCTGCGCCCTCGTCGCGCTGCTCGCGCTGGGCGCCGGCGCGGCCCGGCACCTGCGTGACTACCGTCGCGACGTCGCCTCGCTGCGGGTGCTCGGCATCTCGACCGGCACGGCCCGCCGGGCGGGCCGCGCGGAGCTGGCCAGCCTGACCGTTCTCGTGCTCGTCGCCGTCGTCGCCGGCGGCTGGCTGGCGGTCACCCTGCTGCTCGACGGCCTCCCCCTGCTCGCCGTCCCCGTGGCCGGCCTCGCGCTGGACACCGCGCCCCACCTCTGGCCCCTGGCCGTGCCGGCGGTCGTGGCCGCCGCCGCGATGGTGCTGGTGGGCGGTCGGGCCCGCGCGGTGCGCGCGACCACCACGCGACCGAGCCTGCTCCGCGAGGAGGAGGGCCGGTGA
- a CDS encoding ATP-binding cassette domain-containing protein encodes MSFSGTGFPQPAHHLEPQSSAGTALRLDSITYVNGRTLLDDVSVSFPAGKVTALSGPSGSGKTTLLSIAGGLLQPTSGTAELDGQEMWTGAGDPLPQVAFVLQVYGLVPILSARENVSIALRARGVAPADADEAAEAALARFGIADLGERQVEELSGGQMQRVACARGFVVGAEVLLADEPTSELDEGNRGVVLAELREEAARGAVVVVATHDPAVVEACDLHIALDEGRVVG; translated from the coding sequence ATGAGCTTCTCCGGCACGGGCTTCCCCCAGCCGGCGCACCACCTCGAGCCGCAGTCGTCGGCCGGGACCGCGCTGCGCCTCGACTCGATCACGTACGTCAACGGCCGCACGCTGCTCGACGACGTCAGCGTGAGCTTCCCGGCGGGCAAGGTCACCGCCCTCTCCGGCCCCAGCGGCTCCGGCAAGACCACACTGCTGTCCATCGCCGGCGGGCTGCTCCAGCCGACGTCGGGCACCGCCGAGCTCGACGGCCAGGAGATGTGGACCGGTGCCGGCGACCCGCTGCCCCAGGTCGCCTTCGTCCTCCAGGTCTACGGCCTGGTGCCGATCCTCTCCGCCCGCGAGAACGTCTCGATCGCGCTGCGCGCCCGCGGCGTCGCGCCCGCCGACGCCGACGAGGCGGCCGAGGCCGCGCTGGCCCGGTTCGGCATCGCCGACCTCGGCGAGCGCCAGGTCGAGGAGCTGTCCGGCGGGCAGATGCAGCGCGTCGCCTGCGCCCGCGGCTTCGTCGTCGGCGCCGAGGTGCTGCTGGCCGACGAGCCGACCTCCGAGCTCGACGAGGGCAACCGCGGCGTCGTGCTCGCCGAGCTGCGGGAGGAGGCCGCCCGCGGGGCCGTCGTCGTCGTCGCCACGCACGACCCCGCCGTCGTCGAGGCGTGTGACCTGCACATCGCCCTCGACGAGGGACGGGTCGTCGGGTGA
- a CDS encoding ABC transporter ATP-binding protein yields MRESATAVEETRTGGLGVRCEGVVHLYKTFGGHDVVALRGVDLTIRPGERVAFLGPSGSGKSTLLALLGGIQRPSAGRIFLGDEEISRMGERYLARIRSRQVSTMLQGATRNLLPYATARQNIAFARLSLSGGEREDALADTELLDRVGLLDQADQVVSTMSGGQRQRLALACAVSTAPRLLLADEPTSQLSHADRDHVLHLVHSLGDDFGTTIVVVTHQPEVAATFPRTVTMKGGRVGAEGHGGSEYAVVGEDGVLHLPGHIAAEWPPGTLVRFEDDEQGRIVVTRASAEGPAA; encoded by the coding sequence GTGCGGGAGAGCGCGACTGCGGTCGAGGAGACCCGCACGGGAGGGCTCGGCGTCCGGTGCGAAGGGGTGGTCCACCTCTACAAGACGTTCGGCGGTCACGACGTCGTGGCCCTGCGAGGCGTCGACCTCACCATCCGCCCCGGTGAGCGGGTCGCCTTCCTCGGGCCCAGCGGGTCCGGCAAGTCCACCCTCCTGGCGCTGCTGGGCGGCATCCAGCGGCCCAGCGCCGGCCGCATCTTCCTCGGCGACGAGGAGATCTCCAGGATGGGGGAGCGCTACCTCGCGCGGATCCGCTCGCGCCAGGTCTCGACGATGCTGCAGGGCGCGACCCGCAACCTGCTGCCCTACGCCACCGCCCGCCAGAACATCGCCTTCGCCCGGCTGTCCCTGTCCGGCGGCGAGCGCGAGGACGCCCTCGCCGACACCGAGCTGCTCGACCGCGTCGGGCTCCTCGACCAGGCCGACCAGGTCGTCAGCACGATGTCCGGCGGCCAGCGCCAGCGGCTGGCCCTCGCCTGCGCCGTGTCGACCGCGCCGCGGCTGCTGCTCGCCGACGAGCCCACCAGCCAGCTGAGCCACGCCGACCGCGACCACGTCCTGCACCTGGTCCACTCCCTCGGCGACGACTTCGGCACCACCATCGTGGTCGTCACCCACCAGCCCGAGGTCGCCGCGACGTTCCCGCGCACCGTGACGATGAAGGGCGGCCGGGTCGGCGCGGAGGGCCACGGCGGGTCCGAGTACGCCGTCGTCGGCGAGGACGGCGTGCTCCACCTGCCCGGCCACATCGCCGCCGAGTGGCCCCCCGGGACGCTCGTGCGCTTCGAGGACGACGAGCAGGGCCGCATCGTGGTGACCCGCGCGAGCGCCGAAGGACCCGCAGCATGA
- a CDS encoding response regulator transcription factor, with amino-acid sequence MVIRVALVNDDEVVVRGLDAMMRSYPHRVEIVELVAGRQVSRPVDVALYDTFGMGQGNGPAVARLIASPQVRQVAVYTWNFQPWLTRDTLNQGVRGYLSKSLPAARLVDALGAIASGQVVVSPARNRSSIVGGDWPGREEGLTAREAEVLSLITMGLSNQDIAERTLLSINSIKSYIRSAYRKIDVDSRSKAVLWGVEHGMRADRVRIHGSPAREG; translated from the coding sequence ATGGTCATCCGAGTGGCGCTGGTCAACGACGACGAGGTCGTCGTGCGGGGCCTCGATGCCATGATGCGCAGCTATCCCCATCGCGTCGAGATCGTCGAGCTGGTGGCCGGCAGGCAGGTCAGCAGGCCGGTCGACGTCGCCCTCTACGACACCTTCGGCATGGGGCAGGGCAACGGTCCCGCGGTGGCCCGGCTCATCGCGAGCCCGCAGGTCCGCCAGGTCGCGGTCTACACGTGGAACTTCCAGCCGTGGCTGACCCGCGACACCCTCAACCAGGGCGTGCGCGGCTACCTCTCCAAGAGCCTGCCCGCCGCCCGGCTGGTCGACGCGCTCGGTGCGATCGCCTCGGGCCAGGTCGTCGTGTCCCCCGCCCGCAACCGGTCCTCGATCGTCGGCGGCGACTGGCCCGGTCGCGAGGAGGGCCTGACCGCCCGCGAGGCCGAGGTGCTCTCGCTCATCACGATGGGCCTGAGCAACCAGGACATCGCCGAGCGCACGCTGCTCTCGATCAACTCGATCAAGTCCTACATCCGCTCGGCCTACCGCAAGATCGACGTCGACTCGCGCTCCAAGGCCGTGCTCTGGGGCGTCGAGCACGGCATGCGCGCCGACCGGGTGCGCATCCACGGCTCCCCCGCCCGCGAGGGCTGA
- a CDS encoding SDR family NAD(P)-dependent oxidoreductase, whose product MTEQNVVGAPGIDPDDLAATLRVLESLHHLPGDHPDHVTVKRAASHMYKSIKLERKHQKRAAELAHDRAVTALTATGSPVRIDDETAGIPLVSTAPGAFAGELLNPRGCYVCKQDFTLVDAFYHWLCPSCAATSHAKRDQRTDLTGRRALLTGGRAKIGMYIALRLLRDGAHTTITTRFPRDAVRRFSSLPDAADWIHRLKVVGIDLRDPTQVISLADDVAAAGPLDILVNNACQTVRRTPGAYAPLVEAEQLPLPQDSVPELVTFDHVSEAHPAAIAGALAPTPVAHHEGESVEHATQVHTAATLAALALRAGHASLDAHLAGTAVDAGGLLPDVQTTNSWTRTVGEVDPLELLEVQLCNSIAPFLLVSRLRPALAAAAATATSGRAYVVNVSAMEGQFSRRYKGAGHPHTNMAKAALNMLTRTSSGEMFETDRILMTAVDTGWITDERPHHEKLRIAAEGWHAPLDLVDGAARVYDPIVLGEAGTDLFGCFVKDYKPSPW is encoded by the coding sequence GTGACTGAGCAGAACGTCGTCGGTGCGCCCGGCATCGACCCCGACGACCTCGCGGCGACGCTGCGGGTGCTGGAGAGCCTCCACCACCTGCCGGGCGACCACCCCGACCACGTCACGGTCAAGCGCGCCGCCTCGCACATGTACAAGTCGATCAAGCTCGAGCGCAAGCACCAGAAGCGGGCCGCCGAGCTCGCCCACGACCGGGCCGTCACCGCACTCACGGCGACCGGCTCACCGGTCCGGATCGACGACGAGACCGCCGGCATCCCGCTCGTCTCCACCGCTCCCGGTGCCTTCGCCGGCGAGCTCCTCAACCCGCGCGGCTGCTACGTCTGCAAGCAGGACTTCACGCTGGTCGACGCGTTCTACCACTGGCTGTGCCCCTCGTGCGCCGCGACGAGCCACGCCAAGCGCGACCAGCGCACCGACCTCACCGGGCGGCGCGCGCTGCTCACCGGCGGCCGCGCCAAGATCGGGATGTACATCGCGCTGCGCCTGCTCCGCGACGGCGCGCACACCACCATCACGACGCGCTTCCCCAGGGACGCGGTGCGCCGGTTCTCCTCGCTGCCGGACGCCGCGGACTGGATCCACCGGCTCAAGGTGGTCGGCATCGACCTGCGCGACCCCACCCAGGTGATCTCGCTGGCCGACGACGTCGCGGCCGCGGGTCCGCTCGACATCCTGGTCAACAACGCCTGCCAGACGGTGCGCCGCACGCCGGGCGCGTACGCCCCCCTCGTGGAGGCCGAGCAGCTCCCGCTGCCGCAGGACTCCGTGCCGGAGCTGGTGACCTTCGACCACGTCTCCGAGGCCCACCCGGCCGCCATCGCCGGGGCGCTGGCGCCCACCCCGGTCGCCCACCACGAGGGCGAGTCGGTCGAGCACGCGACCCAGGTGCACACGGCCGCGACGCTGGCCGCCCTCGCCCTGCGGGCCGGGCACGCCTCGCTCGACGCCCACCTGGCCGGCACGGCCGTGGACGCCGGCGGCCTGCTGCCGGACGTGCAGACCACCAACTCGTGGACCCGGACCGTCGGCGAGGTCGACCCGCTGGAGCTCCTCGAGGTGCAGCTGTGCAACTCGATCGCGCCGTTCCTGCTCGTCTCGCGGCTGCGCCCGGCCCTGGCCGCGGCGGCCGCGACCGCCACGTCGGGCCGCGCGTACGTCGTCAACGTCTCGGCGATGGAGGGTCAGTTCTCCCGCCGCTACAAGGGCGCCGGGCACCCGCACACCAACATGGCCAAGGCCGCGCTCAACATGCTGACCCGCACCTCGTCGGGCGAGATGTTCGAGACCGACCGCATCCTCATGACCGCCGTCGACACCGGCTGGATCACCGACGAGCGCCCGCACCACGAGAAGCTGCGGATCGCCGCCGAGGGCTGGCACGCACCCCTGGACCTGGTCGACGGCGCGGCCCGGGTCTACGACCCGATCGTGCTGGGCGAGGCCGGCACGGACCTCTTCGGCTGCTTCGTGAAGGACTACAAGCCCTCGCCCTGGTGA